TTGTACTCGACCGAGGTCATGGCCGCTCCAATGCAGTGAGATCGGAATGGCAGGGGGACGCCCTGCGGGCATCCACGCTCGCGTCGTGTGTCGCCACACGACGGGCACAACCATTCGTCGCTCACGGGTCATTGGGGCATGCGTACCGACCCTTGCCTCGTACCCTCCGGGAAGGTGCGCAGCGCGATCATGCTATCTCGCGGCCTCGCCCGCGCGTCGTGGTTTTCGCAGTGTTCCAGTGGTCGAGAGCGCCCTGATTTTCGCGGCGCCTCGAAGGCGGTTGGTGCTCAAGGTGTCGGAGGGATCAGCGTGCGGAGCTTCTCGCGGGTCTCGGGATCCGTCGAATAGACGACCGTCCCGATCATGCCCCGGGTGAGAAGCACCTTGTACGTATTGCGCACGAGGCGATCCACGTCGTCGTCCGATGTCGCCTTCGTGAACGATGGATCCTTCGACGCTGTGCGGTCCACCACCCAGTGGTCGGTCCGCCAGACGAGGTCCGGGCCCATGATGACACCCGACCAGTCGTACTCGAAGCCCTGCGCGGTGTACACACATCCGACCTGCCCGAACCCCTCGGGGGTGGTGGCCCACAGTGGCGCCGGCGGTGCGCCGAGCAGGGCTCGGTCACCGTAGAGGTTCCACGGCCTCGCCCAGTCACCGATGACCACGTCGGTGGGCAGCGCGTTCATACTGGAAGTGATCTTCGTCGTCCACTTCCAGCAGTAGCCCGCGGACATGCGGGCGCTATAGCCCTGCGCCCGTTGAGCGGCCAGGAAGTCTTCGAGTTCCTGCGGGGTGTCGACGGTCATCAAACGCACCTTGTCGTCCGGCTCCCACACGGTGGGATCTTGACCTTCGAGCCCCAGAAGGTCGACGACCCACTGCATGTACGCGTCGCTGCCACCACATCGGAACTGACTGTCCAGTTCCACCACGGTGCATGCGAGCCCCAATGCGGCGGCTGCTTCCCGAATCTGCTCCTCCGTCCCCATCTCGCCCGGTCGGACCACTTGGTGCTGGTCCAGCAGGAAGACCGGAACCCGAGCCGCTGCCATCAGCTCCGCCACCTGCGGTCGGCCCGTACGGAGCGTCGCCTTCGTGTAGCGGTTGGCGGAGGTCTTGCGCAAGCGGTGCGCCTCGTCGCAGACAAGGACGTCGAGATCGTTGGGCCCAGCCTCCATGAAGCTGTTGAAATAGCGGAAAAGCCGCTGCACTTCGGGCTTCCGGGTGCCGGCGATCTTGCGCATCGTCTTGGTGAACGACTGCGAGCCGGTGGCGTGCAGGGCGGGCACCCCGCGCCGGTAGAGGTCTCCGAGGAGAGACAGGGCGATCACACTCTTGCCGGAGCCCGGCCCCCCGGTCACCACGACGACCCGTTTGTGATCCGCTTGTCGCGCCCGCCGCACTGCGGCCATGACCGTCTCGTAGGCGAGCCGCTGTTCATCGAGCAGGACGAACTGTTCCCGGTCGCGCACCTCTGCGGCGGCAACGGCCATCAGCTGCCTCGACGGCCTGACCTTGGCCTGCAGCAAGGCATCGGCCGCATCCGCACCGGGTTTCGCGGCCAGGCGCGAACGCAGGTAGCTCAGGAAGGCGCCGCGCTGATCACCGGTGAACATCCGGCCGCGATCGTCTTCTGCGACATGGCGGAGGCCCGCCACTTTGGCCTCCGTCGCGTTGTGCAGGTATGCCACGCCGACGACCGACTTCGGACTGTTTTCCAGAGCCCCGTTGAACGAGACCAGGTAGTCACAGTAGCCGCGCACCTGCTCGATCGGATTGAGGATCGGATGGTCGTAGGCGTCGATATGGCAGAGCAGCGGATCCTCCGGCTCGGGGTGGGCTTCGCTCCACTGCTTCAGTTCGACCACCACGTACGACGCCTCACCGGTGGCTGGATGCACGCCGGCCAGTATCACGTCAGCGCGCTTGCTGGTCAGCGGCAGCCCGTACTCCAGCAGCATTTCCACTTCGCCGAGCCCGGCTTCCACGAGCACGTTGGTGAGTGCCGGGATGCTGCGCTCCCAAGCCCGAACCTCCGCCGGCTGGGGACGGTGACGGTGCTGGTGCAGGAAGTTCTCCGCCAGGAGCCGCGCCAATCGGCCCTCGACGTGGGTGCGGGTGGCCAGTGACGCCGCAGACTCACGGAACAGCAAGAGAATGCCCCCAGGCAGCACGAAGTAGCTCGTGCGGGTGGGGGCATGTCCTGGTTCCGCGAATGCGGAGTGGAAGCCTGTCGGGCCGCTGAGTCTGTCGCGGCCATTCTAGAGCAGGCAGCGGATCAAGAGCCTGGCCTCACGTTTCAACGGGTGGACGCGGTGTGGAACCGTACCGTGTCGTGCGAGGCCGCTCGCGCGCCGTCGAAGTCGGCCAGTCGCGCGGCAACGGTGGCCACCGCGAGACGCTGGGGGAGCGCTGCTGAGAACTTCAGGCCGTGTACGGCTCGGTGATCGACATCGGGCAACACCAGCGCGTTTCCGCCGTCGGCATCCGCACTCGCCACATGTCGGGTGTCAGGTCTTCCCTCAGCCGCACGTAGCAGTCCGTCGGTCGTTGAACGGGGTCACTGATCGACGGAAGGGTGGTGGCCAGTGTCGCGTTCGCCCGGTAGCCGGCCCACGTCCACCAACGCACATCCGTTCCCCGGCGGGTGATCAGGGAGCCGTCAGCATCCGTGATCTGTGGAGCATCTTCCTCACGCCAC
The nucleotide sequence above comes from Streptomyces sp. NBC_01116. Encoded proteins:
- a CDS encoding DNA/RNA helicase domain-containing protein, coding for MLFRESAASLATRTHVEGRLARLLAENFLHQHRHRPQPAEVRAWERSIPALTNVLVEAGLGEVEMLLEYGLPLTSKRADVILAGVHPATGEASYVVVELKQWSEAHPEPEDPLLCHIDAYDHPILNPIEQVRGYCDYLVSFNGALENSPKSVVGVAYLHNATEAKVAGLRHVAEDDRGRMFTGDQRGAFLSYLRSRLAAKPGADAADALLQAKVRPSRQLMAVAAAEVRDREQFVLLDEQRLAYETVMAAVRRARQADHKRVVVVTGGPGSGKSVIALSLLGDLYRRGVPALHATGSQSFTKTMRKIAGTRKPEVQRLFRYFNSFMEAGPNDLDVLVCDEAHRLRKTSANRYTKATLRTGRPQVAELMAAARVPVFLLDQHQVVRPGEMGTEEQIREAAAALGLACTVVELDSQFRCGGSDAYMQWVVDLLGLEGQDPTVWEPDDKVRLMTVDTPQELEDFLAAQRAQGYSARMSAGYCWKWTTKITSSMNALPTDVVIGDWARPWNLYGDRALLGAPPAPLWATTPEGFGQVGCVYTAQGFEYDWSGVIMGPDLVWRTDHWVVDRTASKDPSFTKATSDDDVDRLVRNTYKVLLTRGMIGTVVYSTDPETREKLRTLIPPTP